From a region of the Desulfomonile tiedjei genome:
- a CDS encoding alpha/beta hydrolase, which produces MNLTGDMLNRFIESQIFFPDPFLICTPAEVQLDYEDVWFVTTDGIRLHGWLVPSEENSPLMLFCHGNAGNVSHRVDNIRRLHDIGISVFIFDYRGYGQSSGRITEAGFYLDAEAAYREARKYVNRGHLKLVIFGRSLGGIAAVHLGAQHNAPGLILESTFTHMAAMAAVHFPLPVPGKLLQNRLNALEKIPRVKASILFFHGDLDTIVPIDLGRELFNAATASKEFVTIAGAGHNDTYFVGGREYFDKIRSFIESLPAEAV; this is translated from the coding sequence ATGAACCTCACCGGCGACATGTTGAACCGATTCATAGAAAGTCAGATATTCTTTCCCGACCCGTTTCTGATCTGCACGCCCGCAGAGGTGCAGCTCGATTATGAGGACGTTTGGTTTGTAACAACCGACGGCATTCGCCTCCACGGCTGGCTGGTTCCCTCGGAAGAGAACTCGCCTCTTATGCTGTTCTGCCACGGCAATGCAGGGAACGTGTCCCATCGCGTGGACAATATTCGCCGGTTACACGATATTGGGATCAGCGTGTTCATTTTTGATTATCGCGGGTACGGGCAGAGCAGCGGCCGAATAACCGAAGCCGGCTTTTATCTTGATGCCGAGGCTGCTTACCGCGAAGCTCGGAAGTACGTGAACCGGGGGCACCTCAAACTCGTCATATTCGGCAGATCGCTCGGCGGCATCGCAGCGGTCCATCTGGGCGCTCAACATAACGCTCCCGGCCTTATACTTGAATCAACCTTCACGCACATGGCCGCGATGGCCGCGGTGCATTTTCCGTTGCCCGTTCCGGGGAAGCTCCTTCAAAACAGGCTGAATGCGTTGGAGAAGATCCCCCGCGTAAAGGCCTCGATTCTCTTTTTCCACGGAGACCTCGACACGATAGTCCCTATTGACCTGGGGCGTGAACTCTTCAACGCGGCAACAGCCTCGAAGGAATTCGTCACCATTGCAGGGGCCGGACATAATGATACTTATTTTGTAGGCGGGCGAGAATATTTTGACAAGATAAGAAGTTTCATTGAATCTTTGCCTGCTGAGGCTGTTTGA
- a CDS encoding 4Fe-4S binding protein, with the protein MTQQNNPDVRFLMGNEAIGRGIVEAGCTVAAAYPGTPSSEVLESLVRWKKELNHPIYVEWSVNEKVAFEVAYGASLGGVRAAAAMKMVGLNVASDPFLSAAYLGIRGGLVVVVADDPGPHSSQTEQDSRFFAWFAKVPVLDPGTPAEALEMTLRAFELSEKYQVPVLLRPCLRVCHARQNVSLNTPRPAAYVGPFKKDWTRWAAIPKYRLKLHGELNEKLARIEREEPAASPVLLNEGAGNSIALVTSGSVSSHVRDIVASDERLQGIDVYKVDLPFPANRDALQKIVDEHERTLVVEETYPVLELQIKDRRKVTGRLSGDVPSQGELLPELVEEIVLRVCGKEPVLREAPVVKPRRPSLCPGCPHRPAFYTMRQVFDQAVYTGDIGCYTLGINMGAVDTCLCMGASIGMAGGMSRAPFTEGQTRVVATIGDSTFYHAGVPALVNAVHTRARFVLVIMDNNITAMTGGQPTPAQDFLADGSPGVAVDMERLVRGCGVDFLEIADPYDAEGMKQILEKARSYAFDDDKGVAVVITRRPCVRAPKVELPSDRFEIGEACDLCMSCLRDLECPAFHYVKSEKRMEIDADLCAGCGFCVQVCPSQAIKAKGA; encoded by the coding sequence ATGACACAACAAAATAATCCCGATGTCAGGTTCCTCATGGGGAATGAGGCCATCGGGCGGGGTATTGTCGAAGCCGGCTGCACCGTGGCAGCAGCTTATCCCGGTACTCCGTCGTCCGAAGTCCTTGAATCCCTCGTCCGCTGGAAAAAAGAGCTTAACCATCCTATTTACGTGGAGTGGTCCGTAAACGAGAAGGTAGCGTTCGAGGTTGCTTACGGCGCTTCTCTTGGCGGAGTACGCGCTGCTGCTGCCATGAAAATGGTCGGGCTCAACGTCGCGTCGGACCCGTTTCTGAGCGCAGCTTACCTGGGGATTCGAGGCGGATTGGTCGTGGTGGTGGCGGACGATCCAGGGCCTCATTCCAGCCAGACGGAACAGGACAGCCGATTTTTCGCATGGTTCGCCAAAGTTCCGGTTTTGGACCCTGGAACTCCCGCGGAGGCCCTGGAAATGACCCTGCGGGCCTTCGAACTCTCGGAGAAGTACCAGGTGCCGGTTCTGTTGAGGCCGTGTTTAAGGGTGTGCCATGCTCGGCAAAACGTCTCTCTGAATACTCCGCGGCCGGCGGCATACGTGGGCCCGTTCAAGAAGGACTGGACTCGTTGGGCCGCCATACCGAAATACAGGCTGAAGCTTCACGGGGAATTGAACGAGAAGCTGGCACGAATTGAACGAGAAGAACCCGCAGCTAGTCCTGTCCTCCTTAATGAGGGAGCGGGCAACTCCATCGCGCTGGTTACCTCAGGATCGGTATCCTCGCATGTTCGCGACATAGTAGCCTCTGACGAACGACTCCAAGGCATAGACGTGTACAAGGTCGACCTGCCCTTCCCTGCAAATCGGGACGCGCTTCAAAAAATAGTGGACGAGCATGAACGGACCCTCGTGGTGGAAGAAACCTACCCCGTTTTGGAATTGCAGATAAAGGATAGGCGAAAGGTCACGGGTAGGCTTTCGGGCGATGTGCCTTCGCAGGGCGAACTCCTGCCCGAGCTTGTGGAAGAGATTGTTCTCCGGGTTTGCGGGAAGGAACCTGTCCTGCGGGAAGCCCCTGTTGTCAAGCCAAGGCGCCCTTCCCTGTGTCCCGGCTGTCCGCACAGGCCCGCGTTCTACACGATGCGCCAGGTGTTCGACCAGGCTGTTTATACCGGAGATATCGGTTGCTACACACTGGGAATAAATATGGGCGCTGTGGATACGTGCCTCTGTATGGGGGCTTCCATAGGCATGGCAGGCGGTATGTCCAGGGCGCCGTTCACCGAGGGACAGACAAGGGTTGTGGCTACCATCGGTGATTCGACGTTTTACCACGCGGGCGTTCCGGCTCTGGTCAATGCCGTCCATACGCGGGCGCGATTTGTCCTGGTCATCATGGACAACAACATCACCGCGATGACCGGCGGCCAGCCTACCCCTGCGCAGGATTTCTTGGCCGACGGATCGCCGGGAGTCGCCGTTGACATGGAGCGGCTGGTTCGAGGTTGCGGCGTCGACTTCCTGGAAATCGCAGATCCGTATGACGCCGAAGGGATGAAGCAGATTCTGGAGAAGGCCAGGAGCTACGCGTTTGATGATGATAAAGGCGTTGCAGTTGTCATAACCCGCCGCCCGTGTGTGCGGGCCCCTAAAGTTGAGCTGCCTTCCGACAGATTCGAGATCGGCGAAGCCTGTGACCTCTGCATGAGCTGCCTCAGAGACCTTGAATGCCCTGCGTTTCATTACGTGAAGAGCGAAAAAAGAATGGAGATCGATGCAGACCTCTGTGCAGGATGCGGGTTCTGCGTACAAGTATGTCCTTCACAGGCTATCAAGGCAAAAGGGGCCTGA
- a CDS encoding 2-oxoacid:acceptor oxidoreductase family protein has protein sequence MAELILCGRGGQGIVFLTRQIGQVLSAKGLNVVSSETHGMAVRGGSINSHLRIGGFFSPLIRAGHADFLISLDATETDNNKHYLKPGGLIVENSTLAEEPGIKRIDAAGLARELGRVQLENVVLLGYAATLEGFPVTVEQIRGQLSKEPREQVRSLNLRALQAGVDAAA, from the coding sequence ATGGCTGAATTGATTTTGTGCGGCAGAGGAGGTCAGGGGATTGTGTTCCTGACACGGCAAATCGGACAGGTCCTATCTGCGAAAGGGCTGAATGTGGTGTCCTCCGAAACTCACGGCATGGCGGTGCGCGGGGGGTCGATCAACAGCCACCTCAGGATCGGAGGGTTCTTTTCTCCGCTGATCCGAGCGGGGCACGCGGACTTCCTGATTTCTTTGGACGCCACAGAAACCGATAATAACAAGCATTACCTGAAGCCGGGCGGCTTGATCGTGGAGAATTCAACTCTGGCCGAAGAGCCCGGGATCAAGCGAATCGACGCGGCCGGCCTGGCCAGGGAACTGGGGCGAGTTCAGCTTGAAAACGTTGTGCTTCTCGGGTACGCGGCTACTCTTGAAGGGTTTCCTGTGACTGTGGAGCAAATCCGCGGCCAGCTAAGCAAGGAACCGAGAGAACAGGTTCGGTCTCTTAATCTGAGAGCGCTGCAAGCCGGAGTAGACGCGGCGGCATAG
- a CDS encoding AAA family ATPase: MDKKDDVQGTNFPDPKEVEKEINEFLASKYGNRIRVMGTQIGPWPGAEETGEGHTIKTDVGPSPIRFDMKPAELHEYLDRFVIRQDAAKEILATKMCTHFNRIRYYQEKGEGEDREGLGRIKNNIILIGPTGVGKTYLIKLIARKLGVPFVKGDATKFSETGYVGGDVEDLVRDLVQEADGDIEKARYGIIYIDEIDKIASSGNIIGLDVSRSGVQRNLLKPMEETEVDLKVAHDPVSLMEAAAHFQKTGKRLKRTINTRDILFIVSGAFNGLDEIVSKRLTRKGLGFGATLKGKEDRGDLFREVKAEDLIEYGFESEFVGRLPVIAVLEDLDEGDLYQILQNRYSSVVTAKKQDFKSYGIDIRFADGALRQMAALAHKEKTGARALISVMEKILVGFERTLPSTPVKQFAVTDELVEKPRLILQEILEDESHPLRCEVFDGIDSQERAELLEELERRGPELAKTYGRALTGAALEAVVDASVSQGIAPETMYRRYTRVESQIHDFEKEFEGLYGLRIRFADDALHELIRRVLNGSEEALIVCRKIFQNYHHGLKLVMERSGQYEFVIPKSAIENPERFLNEMIQLTYRQQDAEQKSR, translated from the coding sequence ATGGACAAGAAAGATGACGTTCAGGGAACCAATTTCCCCGACCCCAAAGAGGTCGAGAAAGAAATAAACGAATTCCTCGCGAGCAAGTACGGAAATCGTATTAGGGTGATGGGGACCCAGATCGGTCCCTGGCCTGGTGCGGAAGAAACGGGCGAAGGACATACTATCAAGACTGATGTGGGACCTTCTCCAATTCGTTTCGATATGAAACCGGCCGAACTCCACGAGTACCTGGATCGTTTCGTGATTCGCCAGGACGCGGCCAAGGAAATTCTCGCCACCAAGATGTGCACTCATTTCAACCGGATTCGATATTACCAGGAAAAGGGTGAGGGTGAGGACCGCGAAGGACTGGGGAGGATCAAAAACAACATTATCCTGATCGGTCCCACTGGTGTGGGCAAGACGTATCTTATCAAGCTGATTGCCCGCAAATTGGGGGTCCCCTTTGTCAAAGGCGATGCCACCAAATTCAGTGAGACCGGGTACGTTGGAGGTGATGTCGAGGACCTGGTGAGAGACTTGGTCCAGGAGGCCGATGGAGACATTGAAAAGGCCCGCTACGGCATCATCTACATAGACGAAATAGACAAGATAGCGTCTTCCGGCAACATCATCGGCCTGGATGTTTCGCGATCAGGGGTGCAGCGCAATCTTCTGAAACCCATGGAAGAAACGGAGGTTGACCTTAAAGTCGCTCACGACCCGGTGTCGCTCATGGAGGCCGCAGCGCATTTTCAAAAGACCGGTAAACGGCTGAAACGGACTATAAACACTCGAGATATACTGTTTATAGTTTCAGGGGCTTTCAACGGGCTCGACGAGATCGTTTCCAAGAGGCTGACTCGAAAAGGATTGGGCTTTGGGGCGACTCTGAAAGGGAAAGAAGACAGAGGTGATTTGTTCCGCGAAGTGAAGGCTGAGGACCTCATCGAGTACGGTTTTGAATCCGAATTCGTGGGGCGCCTCCCGGTCATCGCTGTTTTGGAGGACTTGGACGAGGGAGATCTGTACCAGATTCTTCAGAATAGGTACTCATCCGTTGTGACGGCCAAGAAGCAGGATTTCAAGTCCTACGGCATTGACATTCGGTTCGCTGACGGAGCCTTGAGGCAGATGGCCGCGCTGGCTCACAAAGAAAAGACAGGAGCTAGAGCGCTTATAAGCGTGATGGAAAAAATCCTTGTCGGGTTTGAGCGAACCCTTCCATCGACTCCGGTAAAACAGTTCGCTGTTACCGATGAGTTGGTGGAAAAACCCAGATTGATTCTGCAGGAGATTCTGGAGGACGAATCGCATCCATTGCGATGCGAGGTTTTCGACGGGATTGATTCCCAGGAGCGAGCGGAATTGCTGGAGGAGCTTGAACGCCGCGGCCCGGAACTCGCGAAAACTTACGGCCGGGCTCTGACTGGCGCCGCGCTGGAAGCTGTTGTAGACGCTTCGGTATCTCAAGGGATAGCCCCCGAAACCATGTATAGGCGTTACACAAGAGTTGAAAGCCAAATCCATGATTTTGAGAAAGAATTCGAAGGCCTTTATGGGCTGAGGATTCGCTTTGCCGATGACGCTCTCCACGAATTGATCCGGCGGGTGCTCAACGGTTCAGAGGAAGCTCTCATTGTCTGCCGCAAGATTTTCCAGAATTATCACCACGGCCTCAAGTTGGTGATGGAACGCTCCGGTCAATACGAGTTCGTCATTCCAAAGAGCGCCATCGAGAACCCTGAACGCTTCCTGAACGAAATGATTCAACTCACCTACCGACAGCAAGACGCTGAGCAAAAGTCACGATAA
- a CDS encoding arginyltransferase produces the protein MHMDITNPNSRSAATGGRISSLFSPHYGTIPLDFLMAGDVHACPYLPGRDAREEFFLAEAFPSELYHDFMDQGFRRSGQIFYRPICDGCWECRPIRVPAATFKPDKSQRRVLRKNAEVEVRVGAPRFSKEKFSIYSDYLLLKHGTLPDRTPEYLKESLYLSPVKTIEFEYRVRGRLVGVGIADLCSRSLSSVYMFYDPDCAYRSLGTFSAIQEIWFCTGHSIPYYYLGFFVSECSAMSYKQRFRPNEILDRSCNWISGQDGEAGGATKSAGRSFKQRSGLSPGKD, from the coding sequence ATGCACATGGATATCACGAACCCCAACAGCCGGTCTGCGGCCACCGGTGGTCGCATAAGTTCACTTTTTTCCCCGCATTACGGGACGATCCCGCTTGATTTTCTGATGGCCGGGGATGTGCATGCTTGTCCTTACCTGCCCGGCCGAGACGCGAGGGAGGAGTTCTTCCTGGCCGAGGCCTTCCCGTCAGAGCTGTATCATGACTTTATGGATCAAGGGTTTCGGAGATCAGGTCAAATCTTTTACCGGCCCATTTGTGACGGATGCTGGGAATGCCGTCCCATAAGAGTTCCTGCTGCGACCTTCAAGCCCGATAAGTCCCAGAGGCGGGTTCTGAGAAAAAACGCGGAAGTGGAGGTCAGGGTCGGTGCTCCGCGGTTTTCCAAGGAGAAGTTTAGCATATACTCCGATTATCTCTTGCTGAAACACGGCACCCTTCCGGACAGAACTCCCGAATATCTCAAGGAATCGCTTTACCTCTCGCCTGTGAAGACCATCGAATTTGAGTATCGAGTTCGCGGGCGTCTGGTGGGCGTGGGAATCGCTGATTTGTGCTCGCGTTCCTTATCGAGCGTGTACATGTTCTATGACCCGGATTGTGCTTACCGGAGTCTTGGCACCTTTTCGGCTATCCAGGAGATATGGTTCTGCACAGGGCACTCGATTCCCTACTATTACCTGGGCTTCTTTGTCAGCGAATGCTCGGCAATGAGTTACAAGCAGCGGTTCAGGCCTAATGAGATTCTGGATCGGTCCTGCAATTGGATAAGCGGGCAGGATGGAGAGGCCGGGGGAGCAACGAAGTCCGCGGGCCGCTCCTTCAAGCAACGGTCGGGCCTCAGCCCCGGCAAGGATTGA
- a CDS encoding nucleoside recognition domain-containing protein — MERNRRWIIVPVLLSATACAGIAVGMLHLGGIALSPEKVYQKLVIPVVRLLCFLGLGLLAGQMLEALGWMSALAGWVSPLTRWAHLKGESGAALATGFVSGILANTILMNAYLEKRLTRREVTVTYLLNASLPTFLVHLPTTFFIVASLAGSAGMLYMGMVFAAACLRGAGLLIYGRSVLPVPCSSTATGNLEGEPKASAKFATILNRFQSRFVRVVLYTIPIYVLVFLVNEWGLFQWLRQGSAGWISKEFFPVEAAGVIIFALAAEFSSGMAAAGALLEAGSLTAKQTALALILGTIIAAPIRAVRHQLPTQVGLFRLAMGTQLLLLSQGLRIFSLLAVAIPYAVWW, encoded by the coding sequence ATGGAACGCAACCGCCGTTGGATCATAGTTCCTGTTTTGCTGTCAGCTACAGCCTGCGCGGGCATCGCCGTGGGAATGCTGCACTTGGGAGGGATCGCTCTCTCGCCTGAAAAGGTCTACCAAAAGTTAGTGATCCCGGTGGTTCGTCTTCTTTGCTTTCTGGGATTAGGCCTGCTGGCGGGACAGATGCTGGAAGCCCTGGGATGGATGTCCGCGTTGGCCGGATGGGTTAGTCCTCTGACACGATGGGCGCACTTGAAGGGTGAGAGCGGTGCAGCCCTGGCCACGGGGTTTGTTTCCGGAATCCTTGCGAACACCATCCTCATGAACGCTTACCTCGAAAAGAGGCTCACACGCCGAGAGGTAACAGTAACATATCTGCTTAACGCCAGCCTGCCGACCTTCCTGGTGCATTTGCCTACTACGTTTTTCATTGTAGCTTCTCTCGCAGGGAGCGCGGGCATGTTGTACATGGGTATGGTTTTCGCTGCTGCGTGCCTTCGCGGCGCCGGGCTGCTGATTTACGGCCGCTCTGTGCTCCCCGTGCCGTGCAGTTCCACGGCGACGGGGAACTTGGAGGGCGAGCCCAAGGCCTCTGCAAAATTTGCCACTATTTTGAACAGGTTTCAGTCGAGGTTTGTTCGTGTGGTTCTTTACACAATACCCATTTATGTTCTCGTCTTTCTGGTCAATGAATGGGGTTTGTTCCAATGGTTGCGGCAGGGCTCCGCTGGGTGGATATCAAAGGAGTTTTTCCCCGTGGAAGCTGCCGGAGTGATCATATTTGCGCTGGCAGCGGAATTCAGCTCCGGCATGGCCGCCGCGGGAGCTTTGCTGGAAGCCGGCAGTCTCACCGCCAAGCAGACCGCCTTGGCCCTGATACTTGGAACGATCATAGCCGCTCCCATCAGGGCCGTCCGGCATCAGCTCCCGACCCAGGTTGGGCTCTTCCGGCTGGCAATGGGCACCCAGCTTTTGCTGCTCAGCCAGGGATTGAGAATTTTCAGCCTCCTTGCCGTGGCAATACCTTATGCCGTATGGTGGTGA
- the cobI gene encoding precorrin-2 C(20)-methyltransferase, translated as MPEKAGTLYGLGVGPGDPDLITVKALEILRRVPNIFAASSTKNHYSLAHNIVRKHLPNADVERIAFPMTTDKAVLQPAWEKGARRVLQVLDSGNDAAFVTLGDPLTYSTFCYLLRTVKSISPETRVVTVPGVTSYHAAAAASNTPLTEGEESFHLISGAMGGSQLRKIIETSDNVVMLKTYRHFDNIYQTLEELSLLDRAVCISRCGLDGETVVENIRSLRGKKMPYLSLIIIKRKGIEL; from the coding sequence ATGCCTGAGAAAGCCGGTACATTGTACGGGCTGGGTGTCGGGCCGGGAGATCCGGACTTGATAACGGTCAAAGCCCTGGAAATCCTCAGACGTGTGCCGAACATCTTCGCGGCATCTTCCACGAAGAACCACTATAGCCTGGCCCACAACATCGTGCGCAAGCATCTGCCCAACGCGGACGTTGAACGGATCGCGTTCCCAATGACGACAGACAAGGCGGTCTTGCAGCCTGCATGGGAGAAAGGAGCGCGGCGAGTCCTGCAAGTCCTGGATTCAGGCAACGACGCTGCGTTCGTCACTCTCGGAGATCCACTGACATATTCCACTTTTTGCTATCTTCTCAGGACTGTAAAAAGCATTTCGCCCGAGACCAGGGTGGTTACGGTGCCGGGGGTCACGTCTTACCATGCGGCCGCTGCAGCTTCCAACACACCGCTGACGGAAGGCGAGGAATCGTTTCATCTAATTTCCGGCGCGATGGGCGGTTCGCAACTGCGCAAGATCATAGAGACCTCGGATAATGTGGTAATGCTGAAAACCTACCGGCATTTCGACAACATTTATCAAACGCTTGAAGAGCTGAGCCTGCTCGATCGAGCAGTCTGCATAAGCCGCTGCGGGCTGGATGGGGAAACCGTGGTGGAGAATATCCGTTCCTTGCGTGGCAAAAAGATGCCTTATTTGTCATTGATCATCATAAAAAGGAAAGGCATCGAGTTGTGA
- a CDS encoding ABC transporter substrate-binding protein — MLLPSPAPASAFEIVDDTGRTIRLDKPATRIIALYGAYNEILASMGMESRIVGRTKADVSPPSIVSRPSIGTHMRPNVEMVMGLKPDLIIQGAGRKEAMMPVNQLSKEGLTVAVFNPTSFAEIFSVIERIGTLTGEPVEADRLVSSLKGTLDRVKKRLAAASTRPKLFFEVRYPDILSAGTNSIVNDVIEHAGGSNCVSVKKKLVRMSIETVVACNPDFYVVQEGPMNRNPVPPGERPHFSALQAVRDGRVLTVDEQVFSRPGPRSVEAVEQLATFLHPQLISEDKP; from the coding sequence ATTCTGCTCCCGAGTCCGGCGCCGGCCTCGGCCTTTGAGATCGTGGATGACACGGGTCGAACCATTCGACTCGACAAGCCCGCCACAAGGATTATCGCCCTATACGGGGCATATAACGAAATCCTCGCCAGCATGGGCATGGAATCGAGGATAGTTGGAAGGACCAAAGCCGATGTGTCGCCTCCGTCGATAGTTTCCAGACCGAGCATAGGCACGCACATGCGACCGAACGTAGAAATGGTAATGGGCCTCAAACCCGATCTCATAATTCAAGGAGCCGGCCGAAAAGAGGCCATGATGCCTGTTAATCAGTTGAGCAAAGAAGGGCTGACCGTGGCGGTGTTCAATCCGACCAGCTTTGCCGAAATATTTTCAGTCATCGAGCGTATCGGCACGCTTACCGGCGAGCCCGTGGAGGCGGATCGTCTGGTGAGTTCCTTGAAGGGTACGCTGGATAGAGTGAAGAAACGGCTTGCCGCAGCCTCAACGCGGCCGAAGCTTTTTTTCGAGGTGCGTTATCCTGACATCCTCAGCGCTGGAACCAATTCCATAGTCAACGACGTCATCGAGCACGCGGGCGGGTCCAATTGTGTCTCTGTGAAGAAAAAGCTGGTGCGAATGAGTATTGAAACAGTGGTTGCCTGCAACCCGGACTTTTACGTGGTCCAGGAGGGCCCAATGAACCGCAATCCCGTGCCGCCTGGGGAGCGGCCGCATTTTTCCGCGCTTCAGGCTGTGAGAGATGGGCGTGTGCTGACGGTGGACGAGCAGGTTTTCTCGAGGCCTGGCCCACGGTCAGTGGAAGCGGTCGAGCAGTTAGCGACTTTCTTGCACCCTCAGTTAATTTCAGAGGATAAACCATGA
- a CDS encoding ABC transporter ATP-binding protein, which yields MIEVQALHCGYGSTEVLKGISLKVPAGEMAGLLGPNGSGKTTLLLALTGVLPIRSGSIRVEGVDISRQDSRWKARLMASVPQRSEFAFPFKCLSVVLMGRYPHLDSWGGYSPKDLEVAVSALEETKISHLAQRYIGEVSGGEAQMVMVARALAQETEILLLDEATSNLDVARKVQVFDLLAEKNRQGGTMLCVMHDLNLAALYCRRLIFLKSGRVAADGKTEDVFNDRNLSEIYETEIRVSRHPITGSPQAHFVPNQGRVGVGGDSAPESGAGLGL from the coding sequence TTGATTGAGGTACAAGCCCTTCACTGCGGTTACGGGAGCACGGAAGTGCTCAAGGGCATATCCCTCAAAGTGCCCGCGGGAGAAATGGCCGGCCTTCTCGGTCCCAATGGAAGCGGAAAGACCACTCTATTGCTCGCGCTGACAGGCGTGCTCCCTATTCGCTCGGGGAGCATCCGAGTGGAGGGTGTGGATATCAGCCGGCAAGACAGCAGGTGGAAAGCGCGGCTCATGGCTTCTGTTCCGCAGAGGTCTGAATTCGCTTTTCCCTTCAAATGTCTGTCAGTGGTCTTGATGGGGCGCTATCCTCACCTCGACAGTTGGGGTGGATATTCCCCGAAAGACCTGGAGGTAGCCGTCTCGGCTCTGGAAGAAACCAAGATCTCGCATCTGGCTCAAAGATACATCGGGGAGGTCTCCGGCGGAGAGGCCCAGATGGTAATGGTAGCCAGGGCCCTGGCACAAGAAACCGAAATCCTGCTCCTGGACGAGGCAACTTCCAATCTGGACGTGGCACGCAAGGTCCAGGTCTTCGATTTATTGGCGGAGAAGAACCGTCAGGGCGGCACCATGCTATGTGTGATGCACGATTTGAACCTGGCCGCGCTCTATTGTAGGAGGCTCATTTTCCTGAAAAGCGGCAGGGTAGCGGCAGACGGAAAAACTGAGGACGTGTTCAATGACAGGAATCTTTCGGAAATATACGAGACTGAGATCCGAGTCTCAAGGCACCCGATCACCGGCAGTCCGCAAGCGCATTTCGTACCTAATCAGGGCCGCGTTGGTGTTGGCGGTGATTCTGCTCCCGAGTCCGGCGCCGGCCTCGGCCTTTGA